Proteins encoded within one genomic window of Hahella chejuensis KCTC 2396:
- a CDS encoding S8 family peptidase, translated as MRSVSFTGKILMLTLAAALTACGGGGGDDETATYTLSGSITTPSFTQVDSDTSDTSAGSVSNNSEAEAQTLSNPVIIGGYVSASTSLYSSGELYQLDPIDVFRIKLLTGQKVVLSSSPASSSFSVNQTLTLSRVDGSGSPLSANNTGTATLTAPSSGDYYIQVQELAGPSSYVMVVGETTATMTRQAAEPIPAQAEFVPGEAIIRYKSTRGVSAQALPGYFLERFEDANTGLFRFDDAQIVQGPAFKSLTQKANERQRTLELIESLRQRPDIEFAEPNYIRKAMETPADPFYFLQWHYPQINLPSAWDVAHGAGVVVAVLDTGILPTHPDLSGRLVSANDDYDFVSSISSSLDGNGIDNDPTDPGDSLVGGSSFHGTHVAGTVAAASNTVGGVGVAFEANIMPIRVLGQGGSGSDADLVQAIRFAAGLSNSSGTFPSRRADIINMSLGGPGFSTALGAAVQDALNAGVIVVAAAGNENISSAFYPAAYPGVVSVSAVGADGQKAPYSNYGSTVDIAAPGGNMLQDVNGDGRGDGVLSTWADDSSGSIELSYAYMQGTSMASPHVAGVFALMESVRDITPDEINTYLANGDLTRDIGAAGRDDLYGYGLIDAAKAVVAAGGEPPPAVTASVSSLNFTNTSATLITLSIPSGVSGVSVTASTTGDLGWLSVNDNSDGDASTFLVSADASGLDLGVSYPGEIVVGYTIDESSEAAELTVPVTLTLADPDSPANAGKHYILLVNADTLDTLYQVSASASGGAYNFAFSGVEAGSYLLAAGTDLDNDGKICDSGEACAEYPVRNALETIVVNESKSGLSFATGFQSEISGAGADGSPAHKEYRLLNK; from the coding sequence ATGCGAAGCGTTTCATTTACCGGCAAGATTCTAATGCTCACTCTGGCGGCGGCGTTGACTGCCTGCGGAGGTGGAGGCGGCGATGACGAAACAGCGACATATACATTGTCTGGTTCTATTACAACGCCGTCATTCACTCAGGTAGACTCCGATACGTCTGACACCAGCGCAGGCTCCGTCTCCAATAACAGCGAGGCGGAGGCGCAGACATTGAGCAATCCTGTGATTATTGGGGGCTATGTCAGCGCATCAACAAGCCTGTACAGCTCAGGTGAGTTGTATCAACTGGACCCCATAGATGTCTTTCGGATTAAACTGTTGACTGGCCAGAAGGTAGTGCTTTCTTCCAGTCCTGCGTCCAGTAGTTTTAGCGTAAACCAGACTTTGACCCTGAGCAGGGTGGATGGGAGCGGCTCGCCGCTGTCCGCGAATAATACGGGAACGGCAACCCTGACCGCGCCTTCAAGCGGTGATTATTATATTCAAGTCCAAGAGCTCGCTGGCCCCTCCAGTTACGTCATGGTTGTCGGCGAGACAACCGCCACGATGACCAGGCAAGCTGCTGAGCCCATACCTGCCCAGGCGGAGTTTGTTCCGGGAGAGGCGATCATTCGCTATAAATCAACGCGAGGCGTTTCCGCACAGGCGTTGCCGGGGTATTTCCTGGAGCGGTTCGAGGACGCCAATACGGGGTTGTTCCGCTTCGATGACGCCCAGATTGTACAGGGACCGGCGTTTAAATCCCTGACGCAGAAAGCCAATGAAAGGCAACGTACTCTTGAGTTAATAGAGTCTTTACGTCAGCGTCCGGACATTGAATTCGCCGAGCCGAACTACATTCGCAAAGCAATGGAAACCCCGGCGGACCCGTTTTATTTCCTACAATGGCACTATCCACAGATTAACCTGCCCAGTGCGTGGGATGTCGCCCATGGCGCTGGCGTAGTTGTCGCAGTGCTGGACACGGGCATACTGCCCACGCACCCCGACTTGTCCGGCCGTTTAGTGAGCGCCAATGACGACTATGACTTTGTCAGCTCAATCTCTTCTTCACTGGATGGCAATGGTATCGACAATGATCCCACTGATCCGGGAGACAGTCTGGTGGGGGGCAGTAGCTTCCATGGTACGCATGTCGCAGGAACCGTCGCCGCAGCCTCCAATACGGTTGGCGGGGTGGGCGTCGCTTTTGAGGCCAACATCATGCCCATTCGAGTACTTGGACAGGGCGGAAGCGGCTCCGATGCGGACCTGGTGCAAGCGATTCGGTTTGCGGCAGGGCTGTCAAATTCCTCTGGAACCTTCCCCAGCCGGCGTGCGGATATTATCAACATGAGTCTTGGCGGCCCGGGCTTTTCCACTGCTTTGGGCGCTGCTGTTCAGGATGCCCTGAACGCAGGTGTGATTGTGGTGGCGGCTGCAGGTAATGAAAATATCTCATCGGCATTTTATCCGGCAGCCTATCCTGGGGTGGTATCGGTCAGCGCGGTGGGCGCGGATGGGCAAAAAGCCCCTTATTCCAACTATGGCTCCACCGTCGATATCGCAGCGCCGGGCGGCAACATGCTTCAAGATGTAAACGGCGACGGACGCGGCGACGGCGTGTTGAGCACCTGGGCGGATGACAGCTCCGGTTCTATTGAACTTTCGTATGCCTACATGCAAGGCACCTCCATGGCGTCCCCCCATGTGGCGGGCGTTTTTGCGCTAATGGAATCGGTTCGCGATATTACGCCGGATGAGATCAATACTTATCTGGCGAATGGCGACCTGACGAGGGATATTGGCGCAGCAGGCAGGGACGACCTTTACGGATATGGGTTGATTGACGCAGCCAAAGCGGTGGTCGCCGCGGGCGGTGAGCCCCCGCCAGCCGTCACGGCCTCGGTCAGTAGTCTGAACTTCACCAATACCAGCGCGACGTTGATCACCTTGAGTATTCCGTCCGGCGTCAGCGGCGTCTCCGTGACGGCTTCTACCACTGGCGATCTGGGATGGTTGTCAGTTAACGACAACAGCGATGGCGACGCCTCAACCTTCTTGGTAAGCGCAGACGCCAGCGGCTTGGACTTGGGAGTCAGCTATCCGGGAGAAATAGTTGTCGGATATACCATTGATGAGAGCTCTGAGGCGGCGGAGCTGACAGTGCCTGTCACATTGACCTTGGCCGACCCGGATTCGCCCGCGAATGCCGGCAAGCACTATATCTTGCTGGTGAACGCCGACACCTTGGATACTTTGTATCAAGTCAGCGCCAGCGCATCGGGCGGGGCTTACAACTTCGCTTTCAGTGGCGTGGAAGCGGGAAGCTACCTGCTGGCGGCGGGAACGGATCTGGATAATGATGGCAAAATCTGTGATTCAGGCGAAGCCTGCGCCGAGTATCCGGTTCGCAACGCGCTGGAAACCATTGTGGTTAATGAGTCCAAGTCAGGGTTGTCTTTCGCCACGGGCTTTCAGAGCGAAATCAGTGGCGCCGGAGCAGACGGCTCGCCAGCGCATAAGGAATATCGGCTTCTTAACAAGTGA
- a CDS encoding amidase, protein MSYDLKSLKFPRLAGTPLKTLVSLLESNYSRRILGLALLREGGAYKLREAELNTTPTLFPKHPPGRALEAAQARASIAIAEEAIKNVNDSFPLTSARDLIQAYRKGQTTPLDVAQRVIAALQQSDASHPPLRAVIFSSEQDILIQAKASAQRYREGRPLSLLDGVPVAIKDELDAAPYATSVGTLVYGQDCSVDQDATSVARLRAAGAIIIGKANMHEIGLGVTGANVHHGHCRNPYHLDHYAGGSSSGSASAVAAGLCPIAIGADGGGSIRIPAALCGVVGLKPTWGRVSEHGAFPLCWSVAHVGPMGRCVDDVALAYSAIAGADLMDPFSIDQPPPHLSGYMKRDLSDLRIGIYSPWFGHANREITQSCQLAVEKLKSLGAQVQEISLEGLDLQRVSHAITIGSEMLAAVDAEYRRNPQNFGLDTRLNLALAQQFSSTDYIKAQRFRTQAMREFDNVLQKVDIIVTPTTAMTAPRIRAQKEPSGESNLQVLTELMRFAFSANLTGLPALTLPVDYDAKGLPIGLQLMGGAWREHTLLRVGRALESLVELRRPALYFDLLKS, encoded by the coding sequence ATGTCTTACGATTTGAAGTCTTTGAAGTTTCCCCGCCTTGCCGGAACGCCCCTGAAAACCCTGGTCAGCCTGCTCGAAAGCAACTATTCCAGGCGTATTCTGGGACTCGCGCTGTTGCGAGAGGGGGGCGCCTACAAGCTGCGCGAAGCGGAGTTGAATACGACGCCGACGCTGTTTCCCAAGCACCCTCCCGGACGCGCCCTGGAAGCGGCTCAGGCCCGAGCCAGCATCGCCATCGCGGAGGAAGCGATTAAAAACGTAAACGACTCGTTCCCTTTGACTTCCGCCAGAGATCTCATCCAGGCCTACCGTAAAGGTCAGACCACGCCTTTGGATGTCGCACAACGCGTTATTGCCGCGCTGCAACAGAGCGACGCCAGTCATCCGCCACTGCGCGCCGTCATTTTCAGCTCAGAGCAAGACATACTGATACAGGCGAAAGCCAGCGCGCAACGCTACCGGGAAGGCCGCCCCCTGAGCTTGTTGGACGGCGTACCGGTCGCCATCAAAGACGAACTCGACGCAGCGCCATACGCCACTTCCGTGGGAACGCTGGTATACGGACAAGACTGTTCTGTCGATCAGGACGCCACCTCCGTAGCGCGACTGCGCGCCGCGGGGGCGATCATCATCGGCAAGGCTAATATGCATGAAATCGGCCTTGGCGTCACCGGCGCCAACGTGCATCACGGCCACTGTCGCAATCCCTACCATCTCGACCATTACGCCGGCGGTTCCTCCAGCGGCAGCGCCTCTGCAGTAGCGGCGGGCCTGTGCCCTATCGCCATCGGCGCCGATGGCGGCGGCTCCATCCGTATTCCCGCGGCGTTATGCGGCGTAGTGGGCCTCAAGCCGACCTGGGGACGCGTCAGCGAGCATGGCGCTTTTCCTTTGTGCTGGAGCGTGGCCCATGTCGGCCCTATGGGACGCTGCGTAGACGATGTGGCGCTGGCCTACAGCGCTATCGCCGGCGCGGACCTGATGGACCCCTTTTCCATCGATCAGCCGCCGCCCCACCTTTCCGGCTATATGAAGCGCGACCTATCCGACCTGCGTATCGGCATCTATTCTCCCTGGTTCGGACACGCCAACCGGGAAATCACCCAGTCCTGTCAGCTCGCCGTAGAAAAATTGAAAAGTCTGGGCGCCCAGGTGCAGGAAATCAGCCTCGAAGGCCTGGATCTGCAGCGGGTCAGCCACGCCATCACCATTGGCTCGGAAATGCTGGCGGCGGTGGACGCAGAATATCGTCGCAATCCGCAAAACTTCGGTTTGGACACACGTCTGAATCTCGCCCTGGCGCAGCAGTTTTCCAGCACGGATTACATCAAAGCGCAGCGCTTTCGCACCCAGGCCATGCGCGAGTTCGACAACGTGCTGCAAAAAGTGGACATCATCGTTACCCCCACCACCGCCATGACGGCGCCGCGTATTCGAGCGCAGAAAGAGCCCAGCGGCGAATCCAACCTGCAGGTGCTGACGGAGTTGATGCGTTTCGCCTTCTCCGCCAATCTCACCGGCCTGCCGGCGCTGACGCTGCCGGTGGATTACGACGCCAAAGGCCTGCCGATCGGACTGCAGCTCATGGGCGGCGCCTGGCGCGAGCATACGCTATTGCGCGTGGGACGGGCGCTGGAGAGCCTGGTGGAGCTGCGACGCCCGGCGCTGTACTTCGATCTGTTAAAGTCCTGA
- a CDS encoding MBL fold metallo-hydrolase yields MKYEIVPVTPFVQNCTVLWCEKTRQAAVVDPGGDLAKIEAVLSRNGLTLEKVLLTHAHIDHAGGTAELAEAHEIPIEGPEYEDKFWIDALPQQSMMFGFPTAKQFTPDRWLNEGDEVSVGEETLQVLHCPGHTPGHVIFFHQGARLALVGDVLFNGSIGRTDFPKGDHATLIQSIKTKLWPLGDDVSFIPGHGPMSTFGAERKTNPFVKD; encoded by the coding sequence ATGAAATACGAAATTGTGCCCGTTACCCCTTTTGTTCAGAACTGCACCGTGCTCTGGTGTGAAAAAACGCGTCAGGCTGCTGTGGTGGACCCAGGCGGCGATCTCGCCAAAATCGAAGCGGTATTGTCCCGCAACGGGCTGACGCTGGAGAAAGTGCTGCTGACCCATGCTCACATAGATCACGCCGGCGGAACTGCGGAGTTGGCGGAGGCTCATGAAATTCCGATCGAAGGGCCGGAATATGAGGACAAATTCTGGATCGATGCCTTGCCGCAACAAAGCATGATGTTCGGCTTTCCTACAGCGAAGCAGTTTACCCCGGATCGCTGGTTGAACGAGGGCGATGAAGTCAGCGTCGGCGAGGAAACGCTGCAGGTGTTGCACTGCCCGGGACATACGCCCGGACATGTGATTTTTTTCCATCAGGGCGCGCGGCTGGCGCTGGTGGGCGACGTTCTGTTCAATGGCTCCATCGGCCGCACTGATTTTCCTAAAGGCGACCACGCCACGTTGATTCAGTCCATCAAAACCAAATTATGGCCACTGGGCGATGATGTTTCCTTCATCCCCGGGCACGGCCCCATGTCCACTTTCGGCGCGGAACGTAAAACCAATCCTTTCGTGAAAGACTAG
- a CDS encoding putative bifunctional diguanylate cyclase/phosphodiesterase, producing the protein MTDRSSGKGMDGALINKLAQIQRHYRQSLGARADALEKWWDELLKKSDRQRLNDICMTLHSLAGSGKTFGLPELSAAAAELNAYLQDLIREGSTAFDKYNERMGLLLQLMRRPHTGDAVSGASEMENRLCPGRLVYIVEDDPMLSQWMKTHIEQHGYSVRIFDSLTALMQRPKEDMPLAILMDVILPEGENAGLDFAINQASSELSGVPLVIISTRTDFEARLQAVRAGVRHYLTKPLDSESLLASIEDMVEETPAEPYRILLVDDDEDITALYRAHLEAAGVEARTLSDPKKALQVIIEFKPELIVLDLHMPECSGLEVGQIIRQHVQFANVPLVFLSAESDSSAQLSAIELAGDDFLMKPIDPEVLRINLMARARRARMVSMYVRSLIKEMSFKEQHDALTGLPNRLHLERRLELAIRNVRYGVRDQFSLFLIDVDNFQHINDAYGHELGDQLIVDLSKRLESLIPHTAVLCRPGGDEFAILFKGVRDKKQVIQYAERLLEACETPFNIGMDEISIGLSIGVATYSREHKSNFGIELYKEADMALFTAKKMGKNDFVIFEEHMASELKAQVSMTSDLRKALINREFHLVYQPQVNLYNHRIFGAEVLLRWNHPVRGPVSPAEFIPVAEAHGLIDQLGEYVLRCAIKQIADWKRQYGRAVRLAVNVSPRQFGRFDFVSQVGLMLEEFQVDGRLLELEITESALAKDIETAVSKLMELRCLGVGVAVDDFGTGFSNLASLKRYPVDLLKIDRSFIRDIPHDQDNLAIVIAIVQMAKTLGLKILAEGVETIDQIRVMRQQGCDLIQGFYVARPMLVDQFEKDYLSGSGQESGAL; encoded by the coding sequence ATGACGGACAGGAGTAGCGGTAAGGGCATGGACGGTGCATTGATAAACAAGTTGGCGCAGATTCAGCGACATTATCGCCAATCCTTAGGCGCCAGGGCGGATGCGCTGGAGAAATGGTGGGACGAATTGCTGAAAAAGAGCGATCGTCAGCGTCTTAACGATATCTGTATGACGCTGCACAGCCTGGCCGGGTCGGGAAAGACGTTCGGGCTTCCTGAGCTCAGCGCGGCGGCGGCGGAATTAAATGCTTATTTGCAGGACTTGATCAGAGAAGGCTCGACCGCATTTGATAAGTATAACGAGCGCATGGGTCTGCTTTTACAACTGATGCGTCGTCCTCATACCGGCGACGCGGTGTCTGGAGCCAGCGAGATGGAGAATAGACTTTGTCCGGGACGCTTGGTCTATATTGTTGAGGATGACCCCATGCTGTCGCAGTGGATGAAAACCCACATTGAGCAGCACGGCTACAGCGTGCGTATCTTTGACAGTCTGACAGCGCTGATGCAGCGGCCGAAAGAGGACATGCCTCTCGCGATTCTGATGGACGTTATTCTGCCGGAAGGGGAGAACGCGGGGCTGGACTTCGCCATCAACCAGGCTTCATCCGAACTGAGCGGCGTTCCCCTGGTGATTATTTCCACGCGCACCGACTTTGAAGCGCGCCTGCAGGCGGTGCGCGCCGGGGTGCGCCACTACCTGACCAAACCTTTGGACTCTGAGAGTCTGCTGGCCAGCATTGAAGATATGGTGGAAGAAACTCCCGCTGAGCCATATCGCATACTGTTGGTGGACGATGATGAAGATATTACCGCCTTGTATCGGGCGCATCTGGAAGCGGCCGGCGTGGAGGCGCGCACCCTGAGCGATCCGAAAAAAGCGCTGCAGGTGATCATTGAGTTCAAACCGGAACTGATTGTTCTCGATCTGCATATGCCGGAATGCTCTGGATTAGAGGTTGGTCAGATCATTCGGCAGCATGTGCAGTTCGCCAATGTGCCGCTGGTGTTTCTCTCCGCGGAGTCTGACTCCAGCGCGCAACTGTCCGCCATCGAACTGGCTGGCGACGATTTTCTAATGAAACCCATCGATCCTGAAGTGCTGCGCATCAATCTCATGGCGCGCGCGCGTCGGGCCCGTATGGTGAGCATGTATGTGCGCAGCCTGATCAAGGAAATGTCGTTCAAAGAGCAGCACGATGCGCTCACCGGGCTGCCTAACCGATTGCATCTGGAGCGCCGCCTGGAACTGGCCATTCGCAACGTGCGTTATGGCGTGCGGGATCAGTTTTCACTGTTTCTGATCGACGTGGACAACTTCCAGCATATCAACGACGCTTACGGGCATGAGTTGGGCGATCAGCTGATCGTCGACTTGTCCAAGCGCCTGGAATCCCTGATCCCCCACACTGCGGTGTTGTGCCGTCCGGGAGGGGATGAGTTCGCCATTCTGTTCAAAGGCGTGCGTGACAAGAAGCAGGTGATTCAATATGCGGAGCGGCTGCTGGAGGCCTGTGAGACGCCGTTCAACATCGGCATGGATGAAATCAGCATTGGCCTCAGTATTGGCGTCGCCACCTACAGTCGCGAACACAAATCCAACTTTGGCATTGAGTTGTACAAAGAAGCCGACATGGCGTTGTTCACTGCCAAGAAAATGGGCAAGAACGACTTCGTTATTTTTGAAGAGCACATGGCTTCAGAGCTGAAAGCCCAGGTAAGCATGACCAGTGACTTGCGCAAGGCGCTGATCAACCGCGAGTTTCATCTGGTGTACCAACCCCAGGTCAATTTGTACAACCACCGCATATTCGGCGCGGAAGTATTGCTGCGCTGGAATCATCCAGTGCGGGGGCCGGTGTCGCCGGCGGAGTTTATTCCAGTGGCGGAAGCTCATGGTCTCATCGACCAGTTGGGCGAATATGTGTTGCGTTGCGCCATCAAGCAGATTGCCGACTGGAAGCGTCAATATGGCCGCGCCGTGCGTCTGGCTGTGAACGTGTCGCCGCGTCAGTTCGGACGTTTTGACTTTGTATCCCAGGTTGGTTTGATGCTGGAGGAGTTTCAGGTGGATGGGCGCCTGCTGGAATTGGAAATCACAGAAAGCGCGCTGGCCAAGGACATAGAGACAGCGGTGTCCAAACTGATGGAGCTGCGTTGTCTGGGGGTTGGCGTGGCGGTGGATGATTTCGGCACCGGCTTTTCCAATCTGGCTTCGCTGAAGCGGTATCCGGTGGATCTATTGAAGATTGACCGGTCTTTTATTCGCGATATCCCGCATGACCAGGATAATCTGGCGATCGTTATCGCGATTGTGCAAATGGCGAAAACCTTAGGCTTGAAGATACTGGCGGAAGGAGTGGAGACCATTGATCAGATCCGCGTCATGAGACAGCAGGGGTGTGATCTGATCCAGGGCTTTTATGTCGCCCGTCCCATGCTGGTGGACCAGTTTGAGAAAGACTACCTGAGCGGCTCAGGTCAAGAGAGCGGGGCTTTATAA
- a CDS encoding diguanylate cyclase, protein MRDERENAKDDSRSPMEKMQALRTAYASALPQKLTNVRDSWASIRTLQSFNREILMPFRHLVHRLAGSGASYGFARLSALMQKIEQKVDQLSDFPENAKRLVLEIDNLLTQVDSSAQPDEQSNEEPSLISSQRIQRPAAPKALLALSKESACSSLPEQLKHYGYEVRACSAEDVSEHALQFEPDIVVYEELGASQACPAPIEMGKTKVPFVFVLHQAPSLFLRVQAYRAGIREVLQSPPDISQLLSKFDQCFISESDVPYRVLLIDDDSELAMYHAQLLEQAQMNARVVSQPEDIPDVLMEFFPDVILMDLYLPGYNGIELAVAIRQDATLYGVPIIFVSVEQDIARHLGAIRAGGDDFLIKPVPALFLLASVESRARRGRELRGMLSRDGLTGLLNHISAEEYLSQQLSRARRMGSSLAYVMVDLDHFKRVNDQYGHLMGDRVLVNFARYLQGRLRRSDVIGRYGGEEFVVILPDTTKEHARFVIESMRMSFATINHNTEEDPLQVTFSAGIAAFPDIDDMTMLSKAADDALYDAKQQGRNKVCIYNPKTSE, encoded by the coding sequence ATGCGGGATGAGCGGGAGAACGCGAAGGACGATTCACGCTCGCCGATGGAAAAAATGCAGGCCCTGCGGACGGCCTACGCAAGCGCCTTGCCGCAAAAACTGACCAATGTTCGCGATAGCTGGGCCTCTATCAGGACGCTGCAAAGCTTCAACCGGGAAATATTGATGCCATTCCGGCACCTGGTGCACCGTCTGGCTGGCTCTGGGGCTTCATACGGGTTCGCCCGCCTCTCCGCGCTGATGCAGAAGATCGAACAAAAGGTCGATCAGCTTTCCGATTTTCCCGAGAACGCCAAGCGTTTGGTGTTGGAAATCGACAATCTGCTGACTCAGGTCGACTCTTCCGCGCAACCGGATGAGCAAAGCAACGAAGAGCCCTCACTGATTTCCTCCCAGCGCATCCAGCGACCGGCGGCGCCCAAGGCGCTGCTGGCTTTGTCGAAAGAAAGCGCCTGCAGTTCGTTGCCGGAACAGTTGAAACATTACGGTTATGAAGTGCGCGCCTGTTCGGCGGAGGATGTGAGCGAACATGCGCTGCAGTTTGAGCCGGACATTGTGGTGTATGAAGAACTGGGTGCGTCCCAGGCCTGTCCGGCGCCCATTGAAATGGGTAAAACCAAAGTCCCTTTTGTGTTCGTATTACATCAGGCGCCGAGCCTGTTTTTGCGCGTGCAGGCGTACCGGGCCGGCATACGCGAAGTGTTGCAGTCGCCGCCGGATATTTCTCAGTTATTAAGTAAATTCGATCAATGCTTTATCTCGGAGAGCGACGTCCCCTATCGAGTGCTGCTGATCGATGACGACAGTGAGCTGGCGATGTATCACGCGCAGTTATTGGAGCAGGCGCAAATGAATGCGAGGGTGGTGTCGCAGCCGGAGGATATTCCTGATGTGCTGATGGAGTTCTTCCCTGATGTGATTCTGATGGATTTATATTTACCCGGTTATAACGGTATTGAACTGGCGGTGGCGATCCGTCAGGACGCGACCTTATATGGCGTGCCGATCATTTTTGTGTCGGTGGAGCAGGATATCGCCCGCCACTTGGGCGCGATACGCGCCGGCGGCGATGACTTTCTCATCAAGCCGGTGCCGGCGCTTTTTCTGTTGGCCTCGGTGGAGAGCCGGGCGCGCCGCGGCAGAGAACTGCGCGGCATGCTGAGCAGGGATGGTCTGACTGGTCTGCTCAACCATATCAGCGCTGAAGAGTATCTGTCCCAACAACTGTCTCGGGCCCGTCGTATGGGAAGCAGTCTGGCGTATGTCATGGTCGATCTGGACCACTTCAAGCGGGTCAATGATCAATACGGTCACCTGATGGGCGACCGCGTGTTGGTGAACTTCGCCCGTTATCTGCAAGGGCGTCTGCGTCGTAGCGACGTCATCGGGCGCTACGGCGGCGAGGAGTTCGTGGTGATATTGCCGGATACCACCAAAGAGCACGCTCGCTTTGTCATTGAGTCCATGCGCATGAGCTTCGCCACCATCAACCACAATACCGAGGAAGACCCTCTGCAGGTGACCTTCAGCGCAGGCATCGCCGCCTTTCCGGATATTGACGACATGACAATGCTTAGCAAGGCGGCGGATGACGCCTTATACGACGCTAAACAGCAGGGGCGTAACAAAGTCTGTATTTATAATCCCAAGACTTCAGAATGA
- a CDS encoding response regulator, whose amino-acid sequence MAPPIRKIVYVEDEPDIQAIAQMALEAIGGFEVVLCSSGREALEVIPQEMPDLVLMDVMMPELDGPSTLQALREVEECKHLPVAFMTAKVQKSEIDEFISLGAIGVIPKPFDPMKLSDEVKRLWEKVHAG is encoded by the coding sequence GTGGCTCCTCCTATTCGGAAAATTGTCTATGTGGAAGATGAACCCGATATTCAGGCTATAGCGCAGATGGCCCTGGAGGCCATTGGTGGTTTCGAGGTTGTGCTGTGCAGCTCAGGCAGAGAAGCATTGGAGGTGATTCCTCAGGAAATGCCGGACTTGGTGCTGATGGATGTGATGATGCCCGAGTTGGATGGGCCCTCCACATTGCAAGCCTTGCGGGAAGTGGAGGAATGCAAACATCTGCCCGTTGCGTTTATGACAGCCAAAGTGCAGAAATCGGAAATAGATGAATTTATCAGTCTGGGGGCGATCGGCGTGATCCCCAAGCCCTTTGACCCGATGAAGCTATCCGATGAGGTTAAGCGGCTTTGGGAGAAGGTGCATGCGGGATGA
- a CDS encoding substrate-binding periplasmic protein has product MVTIRSGALCSALLWLQTLLCAADSELKLHAVSEEWAAYSNADCTGLYWDVLNAIYMPDGVTVICEIVPWKRALYWVSNKEKDALVGVYGSRKDVMRIPELHFCVDDPVVALFLRGPHQEWRGVRRVRSGEAAWIRGYDFKQWFNSGMEPVELESIEQGLELVTRRRVKYIIDYSVNIQRAMRELELEEQDYKYVTVKSGEKLYVGFADNERGRLFEAILDRNLPQLYQSGELERIYKKWGMKPQWRHLRESWPQSSKALD; this is encoded by the coding sequence ATGGTCACTATTCGCAGCGGCGCCCTGTGCAGCGCGCTTCTTTGGCTACAAACCCTGCTATGCGCCGCTGACTCTGAACTCAAACTACATGCGGTTTCCGAAGAGTGGGCGGCCTACTCCAACGCGGATTGCACTGGGCTGTACTGGGATGTTCTCAACGCTATTTACATGCCGGACGGGGTCACCGTTATCTGTGAAATAGTGCCTTGGAAACGAGCCCTGTATTGGGTCTCCAATAAAGAGAAAGACGCACTGGTCGGCGTATACGGCAGTCGCAAGGATGTCATGCGGATTCCTGAGTTGCACTTCTGTGTTGATGATCCTGTCGTGGCGTTATTTTTGCGAGGGCCGCACCAGGAGTGGCGAGGCGTCAGGCGGGTGCGAAGCGGCGAAGCGGCCTGGATTCGGGGCTACGATTTCAAACAGTGGTTCAATTCGGGCATGGAGCCTGTGGAGTTGGAGAGCATCGAGCAGGGCTTGGAATTGGTGACGCGACGCAGAGTGAAATACATCATTGATTACTCCGTCAATATTCAGCGCGCCATGCGCGAGTTGGAGCTGGAAGAACAGGACTATAAATACGTCACAGTCAAAAGTGGTGAGAAGCTCTATGTCGGCTTTGCGGATAACGAGCGCGGACGTCTGTTTGAGGCGATACTGGATCGTAATCTGCCCCAGTTGTACCAATCTGGAGAACTGGAGCGCATCTACAAAAAATGGGGCATGAAGCCCCAATGGCGACATTTGCGGGAATCCTGGCCGCAGTCCTCCAAGGCATTGGATTAA
- a CDS encoding TetR/AcrR family transcriptional regulator — protein sequence MKQLAQLIEEGRITDPQSARGRLLAKAAHLFKEKGYERTTVRDLAASVGIQSGSIFHHFRSKEDILFAVMEETILYITAKMREALEQAPTPRDRLLALLRCELESVLGGTGEAMTVLVYEWRSLSEPRQDEILKLRDQYEGLWLDTLSEARDAGLVKGDVAVLRRFLTGALSWTITWYKPEGSMTVEELAQQALYLVVKE from the coding sequence ATGAAACAACTTGCGCAACTTATCGAAGAGGGACGCATCACCGACCCTCAGAGCGCCAGGGGCAGGTTGCTGGCCAAGGCTGCGCACCTGTTCAAAGAAAAAGGCTACGAACGTACAACGGTGAGAGATCTGGCTGCTTCCGTGGGCATCCAGAGCGGCAGTATTTTTCATCATTTCCGCAGTAAGGAAGATATCCTGTTTGCGGTGATGGAAGAGACCATTCTGTACATCACCGCCAAAATGCGCGAAGCCCTGGAACAGGCTCCAACGCCTCGCGACCGGCTGCTGGCGCTGTTGCGTTGTGAGCTGGAGTCGGTGTTGGGCGGCACCGGTGAAGCGATGACGGTGCTGGTGTATGAGTGGCGCAGTCTGTCTGAGCCCCGCCAGGATGAGATCCTGAAACTGCGCGATCAATACGAAGGCCTGTGGCTCGACACCCTGAGCGAAGCCCGGGATGCGGGTCTGGTGAAAGGCGACGTGGCGGTGTTGCGGCGTTTCCTGACCGGCGCTTTGAGCTGGACCATCACCTGGTACAAGCCGGAAGGCAGTATGACGGTGGAGGAACTGGCGCAACAGGCGTTATATCTGGTCGTCAAAGAGTAG